The sequence below is a genomic window from Croceicoccus marinus.
GCGTGCTCTTGTGAGCGTGCTTAGGAGTGGTCGATGGGTCAGGTGACGGTGTTTTCGGGGCCGGAGCGGCGGCGGCGGTGGAGCGATGAGGAGCGACTGCAGATCCTGTCCGAGGCTTTCGCGCCGGGCGCGTGCGTCGCCCAGGTGTGCCGACGGCACGATATTTCTTCGGCGCTGATCTACACCTGGCGGCGCAAGTTGCTCGATGCAGGCGTGGAGCGGGAAGCAGAGCTGCCCGAGGCACTTCCGACGCCGGTGTTCGCCGAAGCGGTGATCGACGAAGATGTGATGGCGGCCGGCGCTGCCGAGCACCCCGCGATGATCATCGACCTGCCGCGCGGCAAGCGGCTGAGCATTTTCGCGGCGGCACCGCCGGCCCTGGTCGCTGCGGCGCTGAAGGGGCTGCGATGATCCCTTCGGGCGCGCGGGTGTGGATCGCGCTCGGCCACACGGATATGCGCAAGGGCATGCAGGGCCTGGCGCTGCTGGTGCAGCAGGGTCTCAAGCGTAATCCGCACGGCGGCGATCTGTTCGTGTTCCGTGGCCGCGCAGGCTCGCTGATCAAGATCATCTGGCACGACGGGATCGGCATGTCGCTCTACGCCAAGCGGCTAGAGAAGGGCCGGTTCGTATGGCCCTCAGCGACTGAGGGAACGGTGTCGCTGACCCCCTCGCAGCTGGCCTGCCTGCTGGAGGGGATCGACTGGCGCAGCCCGCAGTATACATGGCGGCCGCAGAGCGCCGGATAATCGGCGCGAGGCGGTGTTTTGCCCTTGCAGCAGAGGGTGGATGATGATTCACTCCGGTCTATGGAAGCCGCCATTTCGCCCCTTCCGGACGATGTCGAAGCGCTCAAGGCGCTGGTGGTGGCGATGGCCCGCAAGGCCGATGAGGCAGAGGCCAGGCTTGCCAACGCCATGGCCCACCAGAGCGCTATCGAGGCGCTGATCGCTCACCTCAAGCTGCAGATCGCCAAGCTCAAGCGCGAGCAGTATGGCCCCAGCGCCGAACGCAGCCGCCGTCTGCTCGACCAGATGGAGCTGCAGCTCGAAGAGCTCGAGGCTGATGCCGCCGAAGACGACCTGATCGCCGAGGGAGCGGCGGCCAAGACCGCCACGGTCACCGCCTTCGAGCGCAAGCGCCCGACAAGGAAGCCGTTCCCCGAGCATCTGCCGCGCGAGCGCGTCGTGGTGCCTGCGCCCTGTTCCTGCCCGGCCTGCGGTGGGGATCGGCTCTCGAAGCTCGGCGAAGACGTCACCGAGACGCTCGAGGTCATCCCGCGCTCGTGGAAGGTGATCCAGACGGTGCGCGAGAAGTTCTCGTGCCGCGACTGCGAGAAGATTGCGCAGGCCCCCGCGCCCTTCCATGTGGTGCCCCGCGGATGGGCCGGACCCAGCTTCCTCGCGATGCTCCTGTTCGAGAAGTATGGACAGCACCAGCCCCTCAACCGCCAGGCCGAGCGGTTTGCCCGCGAAGGCGTGCCGCTCAGCCTCTCGACTCTTGCCGATCAGGTCGGGGCAGCTGCCCATGCGCTGATGCCGATCTACAAGCTCATCGAGGCGCATGTTCTGGCTGCAACCCGGATCCACGGTGACGATACCACCGTGCCGGTCATGGCGAAGGGCAAGACCGATACGGCGCGATTATGGGTTTACGTACGCGATGATCGTCCCTTTGCAGGCACCGATCCTCCAGCTGCCCTGTTCCACTATTCGCGCGATCGGCGCGGCGAGCACCCGCAAGCCCATCTCGCGGCATGGTCCGGCATCCTGCAGGCCGATGCCTATAGTGGCTACAACGATCTCTATCGCGGGGACCGCGCCCCCGGTCCCGTGCTGGAAGCGGGCTGCTTTGCTCATGCGAGGCGCAAGTTCTTCGAGCTCGCCGATGTCCTGAGCTCAGCCCGCAAGAAGAGCCGCGGCCAGCGCAGCAGCATGATCTATCCGATCGCGCTCGAAGCCGTGCAGCGTCTCGACGCCCTGTTCGACATCGAGCGCGGCATCAACGGCAAGAGTCCTGCCGAGCGGCTCGCAGTCCGTCAGGAACTCAGCGCGCCGCTGATGGCCGAGCTCCACACCTGGCTTACCGCGCAGGTCGCCAAGCTATCGCGCGGTCATGACCTCACCAAGGCCTGCTTCTACATGCTGAAGCGCTGGGATGCGTTCACCCGCTTCCTCGACGATGGCCGCATCTGCCTCACCAACAACGCCGCCGAGCGCGCGCTGCGCTGCATCCCGCTTGGCCGCAAGGCATGGCTGTTCTGCGGATCCGATCGTGGCGGGCAACGCGCCGCCATCATCTACACCCTGATCCAGACCGCGAAGCTGGGCGACGTCGATCCGCAGGCATGGCTTGCCGATGTCCTCGCGCGCATCGCCGATCATCCTGCCACCCGGCTCGACGAACTCCTGCCCTGGAACTGGGCGCCCCGTCCGAACGCGATCGCCGCGTAACCCGACCTACACTCCGGTCGGCATCACGCTGCGGCCTTCACCGGACGGATACGAAGGATGAGGCGCTCGCTTTTGATATTCCTTATATCCGTGAGTTCCCAATTCCGCAGCTTGAACACGGAAAGCGGGAAGCGTTCCAAGATAATGTTGAGTGCATTAAGACGAACACCGCCATCGTGGAAAAAGCGGATCGAGCCATTGCTGACTGGCTTGGGTTCGAGTTCCCAAGAGTTACTAGCACCGCCCTTTCCGAGGCCAGCAAGCTCGACAGCGACGGCTTTGTCTCAGCGGTCCGCGCCGCCCTGCCCAAACGTGAAGGCTTGACCCCGACCCAACTCCGTCGGCTGCGCGAAGCGTTTGCCGAGACCGCCGAGCCTGCCCGGCAGGCACGGATCGAATTGCTGGCCCATGAGCGCAGCCTCGCTGCCATGGTCGAGCGCGCCTATGGCCTGACCGACGAGGAAGTTGCTCTCATGTGGCGCACGGCCCCGCCCCGCATGCCGCTGGCCCCTCCACCCGGGTTAGATCTAAGCGATGACACTGGTGATTGAACTACTCTAGGTTTTTGCTGTCACTGCTACAGTCCGCAACCGGCGCACTTCCTGACCTTTCCGCAACCGAACTCCATTGGCTGACTGTGGGCCGGAAGCCGAATGTCCGGAATTGCCTTGTGAAGTTGGAAACCCGCCACTACATTTTCGACGGATTGCGCACAAGCGCGTGGACAGGTCGAGACCTATTTGCTGCCGTCGCCGGTATCGCGGCGCCAAATAGATGAGCGCTCTAAAATGCAGGGCGTCCCATTAGCCGGCTCGGCAATTTAGTCGATCGACTGGCTTCGCTCTCGCCACGCCGTAATTTCATTACGATAAGTCGTTGATAACAAATCCCCGCTATGTAATTCCATTGGGCCAAGCGGAACTGGGGAAATAATGTCAAAAAGCGAACGACTGAAAGCGCTATTGGCCGCCGGGTTTTTCCCTGAGGAATTGCCGCCTTCGTTCACGACCGCCGACTTTGCAAAGTATCGTCGCGCCATTGGCACGGCTTGGGCAGCGCTTCCAAATTATCCTCAATATCCCAAGACAAGCCCAGAACGTTTCAGCATTCCGAAGGTAACGGAGTGGCGAAGGGAACTGGCCATCGTTAATCCGATCGCTCAGTATCATGTGGCTAAGCTCATCGCCGACGACTGGCAGCAAATCAGCAAGCACCTCTCTTCATGCAGCTTTGGCGTCGAAGAAGTCGTGATAAAGTCGGACCAAACAAGAGCCGTCTCCACCCCGGATTTCAGGCTGGTCGCTCTTCGCCATTCGGAAATTTCGGCAATCCATAACCATGCGCTCGTTGCGGACATTTCTCGCTTTTATGGAACGCTCTATACCCACGCGATCCCTTGGGGGTTGCACACCAAGGGGTGGGCTAAGGCCAATTTGAACAACGCACCCGTGTACAATGCCTCGCTGGGCGCGCGGTTGGACAAGGCTGTACGCAAGGGCCAAGACAATCAGACCATCGGCATTCCCGTTGGGCCCGATACATCCCGCATCATCGCAGAAATTGTCGCGGTCTCCATTGACGCCAGAGTTCAGGCTGAGTTGAAATTGGAGGCTGACAGCATCGTTCGGAATGTGGACGATTGGTACATCGGCTTTGACAATGCTGGACAGGCCGAAGAGGCGATAGCAGTGCTTGCCGCCGCCGCCCGCGACTACGAATTGGAAATACACCCAGAGAAGACGAAGGTGGTGAACTCGGCCACCGAGGTACAGGCTGTTTGGCCGACCGCACTACGCCAGAGCCCTATTTCCTCTGAATTTTCCGAGCAATCCAAGACTATCGATCACTATTTCGCCCAAGCTTTCCAATTCGCTGCCGAACATAAACGGTCGAACGTTTTGCGGTTCGCCGTCAACCTTCTCCGAAGCGTCGATATACTGAAGGTGAATTGGCCTCAGTTCGAGACGTACCTATTGAAGGCCGCTCGGGCGAACGCGACCACCATACCGATGGTGGTGCATCTATTAGCGTTATACAATGCAAAGGGCTTTC
It includes:
- the tnpA gene encoding IS66-like element accessory protein TnpA; protein product: MGQVTVFSGPERRRRWSDEERLQILSEAFAPGACVAQVCRRHDISSALIYTWRRKLLDAGVEREAELPEALPTPVFAEAVIDEDVMAAGAAEHPAMIIDLPRGKRLSIFAAAPPALVAAALKGLR
- the tnpB gene encoding IS66 family insertion sequence element accessory protein TnpB (TnpB, as the term is used for proteins encoded by IS66 family insertion elements, is considered an accessory protein, since TnpC, encoded by a neighboring gene, is a DDE family transposase.) — its product is MIPSGARVWIALGHTDMRKGMQGLALLVQQGLKRNPHGGDLFVFRGRAGSLIKIIWHDGIGMSLYAKRLEKGRFVWPSATEGTVSLTPSQLACLLEGIDWRSPQYTWRPQSAG
- the tnpC gene encoding IS66 family transposase; its protein translation is MEAAISPLPDDVEALKALVVAMARKADEAEARLANAMAHQSAIEALIAHLKLQIAKLKREQYGPSAERSRRLLDQMELQLEELEADAAEDDLIAEGAAAKTATVTAFERKRPTRKPFPEHLPRERVVVPAPCSCPACGGDRLSKLGEDVTETLEVIPRSWKVIQTVREKFSCRDCEKIAQAPAPFHVVPRGWAGPSFLAMLLFEKYGQHQPLNRQAERFAREGVPLSLSTLADQVGAAAHALMPIYKLIEAHVLAATRIHGDDTTVPVMAKGKTDTARLWVYVRDDRPFAGTDPPAALFHYSRDRRGEHPQAHLAAWSGILQADAYSGYNDLYRGDRAPGPVLEAGCFAHARRKFFELADVLSSARKKSRGQRSSMIYPIALEAVQRLDALFDIERGINGKSPAERLAVRQELSAPLMAELHTWLTAQVAKLSRGHDLTKACFYMLKRWDAFTRFLDDGRICLTNNAAERALRCIPLGRKAWLFCGSDRGGQRAAIIYTLIQTAKLGDVDPQAWLADVLARIADHPATRLDELLPWNWAPRPNAIAA
- a CDS encoding RNA-directed DNA polymerase; the protein is MSKSERLKALLAAGFFPEELPPSFTTADFAKYRRAIGTAWAALPNYPQYPKTSPERFSIPKVTEWRRELAIVNPIAQYHVAKLIADDWQQISKHLSSCSFGVEEVVIKSDQTRAVSTPDFRLVALRHSEISAIHNHALVADISRFYGTLYTHAIPWGLHTKGWAKANLNNAPVYNASLGARLDKAVRKGQDNQTIGIPVGPDTSRIIAEIVAVSIDARVQAELKLEADSIVRNVDDWYIGFDNAGQAEEAIAVLAAAARDYELEIHPEKTKVVNSATEVQAVWPTALRQSPISSEFSEQSKTIDHYFAQAFQFAAEHKRSNVLRFAVNLLRSVDILKVNWPQFETYLLKAARANATTIPMVVHLLALYNAKGFPVKKDRIAKFIKDTIAKCGPSAAHFEIVWALFLAKMLRITLAAEWVQPVTKLESSACALVLLDLRQMGLIDGVIDVSLWTQAMTEKGLETNLWLVAYEADLKGWLTPPTAGFVQSHPYFAELRRRNVSFYDKERRLKNVRRSKPKKPSDAFVRHMAALRSWKADEIDAQELLEEWELPGDDYGGY